One Gemmatimonadaceae bacterium DNA window includes the following coding sequences:
- a CDS encoding late competence development ComFB family protein → MRSPLERAVREVHAKLSATHTEFCSCEQCADDVVAYVMNQTKPRYTTTGLGWAIEAADLDTDQVRAELSVLVFEAMHRVAEQPRHAPSEAVTGKHRPAGS, encoded by the coding sequence ATGAGAAGCCCCCTCGAACGTGCGGTTCGCGAAGTACACGCGAAACTTTCGGCGACTCACACCGAGTTTTGCTCCTGCGAGCAATGCGCGGATGATGTGGTCGCGTACGTCATGAACCAGACTAAGCCCCGATACACGACCACGGGGCTAGGCTGGGCGATCGAGGCAGCGGATCTCGACACGGACCAGGTGCGCGCTGAGCTCTCCGTGCTCGTGTTCGAAGCGATGCACCGCGTCGCCGAGCAACCGCGTCACGCACCCTCCGAGGCTGTCACCGGCAAACACCGCCCGGCTGGGTCGTGA
- a CDS encoding DNA internalization-related competence protein ComEC/Rec2, which translates to MPLVAVAILAYAAGLLGGFGFGAALTGIIGLTIALMGAIHHRVLVGACGAALTAGALVAGGAGIADAHCEQDVVREGIPRAIIDEAASPGAFVHAHAVGCPLVISLSVAAGSVPAGSTVTIRGDLAPAQRGYVVRNARLALVEGPGWRARWRIRATASIEQVFRADAPLAKALLVADTRDLSPEIRDRYAAAGLAHMLSISGLHVGIIAVALEILFQIMRLARRTATVSAIVVVAVYVALIGAPDAAVRSAAMLAALGASRLLQRPTSPWAILAIGAATPLISPRSVLDVGYQLSVIGVAALIAAGSLVRRVVPRRIAGWRRTLVAGLVVSTVATVASAPLVAWTFGRISLVGPLTNLVAAPLMTLAQPMLFLGLLLAPFPALAALIGDAAHPLLAGFDAIALAGASIPGGWMVVSPTIATALLAGVASVALIVACVSRWPAHALIVGSVAIAFLVWSGLAPAGTGLVEVHLIDVGQGDAIGLRTPHGHWVLIDAGRAWHGGDAGRSVVLPYLARRRGDLVAFILSHPHTDHVGGAATVIAALHPARYFDAAFAGDADAYRESLLRAHEVGTAWQRVHPNDSLVVDGVVLRFLGPDSAWTAALTDPNLASTIVLARFGSVRILLVGDAERPEEDWLVARYGDSLHADVLKVGHHGSSTSSSGPFLDAVRPRIALVSVGAGNSYGHPSAAVMATLAARGAQVLRTDRLGTIVVRTDGQRLEVDASGESWELPISSRP; encoded by the coding sequence ATGCCGCTCGTCGCCGTTGCCATTCTCGCGTATGCCGCCGGCTTGTTAGGCGGGTTTGGTTTCGGTGCTGCGCTCACCGGCATCATCGGCCTGACGATCGCGCTGATGGGCGCTATTCATCATCGAGTCCTGGTCGGCGCTTGTGGTGCCGCACTCACCGCGGGCGCGCTCGTCGCCGGCGGTGCGGGGATCGCAGACGCGCACTGCGAGCAGGACGTCGTGCGCGAGGGCATTCCGCGGGCGATCATCGACGAGGCAGCCTCGCCCGGCGCTTTCGTCCACGCTCACGCGGTCGGCTGTCCGCTGGTCATCTCATTGTCGGTGGCGGCGGGGAGCGTTCCGGCGGGAAGCACGGTGACGATTCGTGGCGATCTCGCGCCAGCTCAACGCGGATACGTCGTCCGTAACGCGAGGCTTGCGCTCGTCGAAGGTCCGGGGTGGCGCGCGCGATGGCGAATCCGTGCGACCGCCTCGATCGAGCAGGTGTTCAGGGCCGATGCACCTCTGGCGAAGGCGCTCCTCGTCGCCGATACGCGTGACCTCTCACCCGAGATTCGCGACCGGTACGCTGCCGCCGGTCTCGCGCACATGCTGTCGATCTCGGGGCTGCACGTCGGCATCATCGCCGTGGCCCTCGAGATCCTGTTTCAGATCATGCGTCTCGCGCGGCGAACGGCGACCGTTTCTGCGATCGTCGTCGTCGCCGTCTACGTCGCGCTCATCGGCGCACCGGATGCGGCGGTACGCTCGGCGGCCATGCTCGCGGCGTTAGGCGCATCGCGACTGCTGCAGCGCCCGACGTCACCCTGGGCGATACTCGCGATCGGCGCGGCGACGCCCCTCATTTCGCCGCGGTCGGTGCTCGATGTGGGCTATCAGCTGTCGGTGATCGGCGTCGCCGCGCTCATCGCCGCCGGCTCGCTCGTTAGGCGCGTCGTGCCGCGCCGCATCGCTGGCTGGCGGCGCACGCTCGTCGCCGGGCTTGTCGTCTCGACCGTGGCCACTGTCGCGAGCGCGCCGCTCGTCGCCTGGACCTTTGGGCGGATCAGTCTGGTGGGACCGCTCACCAATCTCGTCGCTGCACCGCTGATGACTCTCGCCCAGCCGATGCTCTTCCTCGGCCTCTTGCTCGCGCCATTTCCCGCGCTGGCCGCCCTCATCGGGGACGCCGCGCATCCGCTGCTCGCGGGCTTCGACGCGATCGCGCTCGCCGGTGCGTCAATCCCGGGCGGATGGATGGTGGTCTCGCCCACGATCGCCACCGCGTTGCTCGCGGGAGTTGCCTCGGTCGCGCTGATCGTCGCCTGTGTGAGCCGCTGGCCGGCTCACGCGCTGATCGTCGGCAGCGTTGCGATCGCCTTTCTCGTATGGAGTGGCCTCGCGCCAGCCGGCACCGGCCTCGTAGAGGTGCATCTCATCGACGTGGGGCAAGGGGACGCGATCGGCCTTCGAACGCCACACGGCCATTGGGTTCTCATCGACGCAGGAAGGGCCTGGCATGGAGGCGATGCGGGCCGGTCGGTCGTCCTGCCCTACCTGGCGCGCCGGCGCGGCGATCTCGTGGCGTTCATTCTGTCGCATCCACACACCGATCATGTGGGCGGTGCGGCGACAGTCATCGCGGCGCTACATCCGGCGCGTTATTTCGATGCGGCCTTTGCCGGCGACGCGGACGCCTATCGAGAGTCGCTTCTGCGCGCTCACGAGGTCGGCACCGCCTGGCAACGCGTGCACCCCAATGACTCGCTCGTGGTCGATGGCGTCGTGCTCCGCTTCCTCGGACCCGATTCAGCCTGGACCGCCGCGCTCACCGACCCAAATCTCGCGAGTACGATCGTGCTCGCGCGGTTCGGCAGCGTGCGTATCCTCCTCGTCGGCGACGCGGAACGACCGGAGGAGGACTGGCTAGTGGCCCGATACGGCGATTCGTTGCACGCCGACGTCCTGAAGGTGGGTCATCATGGCAGTTCGACGAGTAGCAGCGGTCCCTTTCTCGACGCCGTTCGGCCGAGAATCGCGCTCGTGTCGGTAGGGGCGGGAAACAGCTACGGTCATCCAAGCGCCGCTGTCATGGCCACGCTCGCTGCCCGAGGTGCACAAGTATTGCGAACGGACCGGCTCGGGACCATCGTCGTCCGCACCGACGGGCAGCGCCTCGAGGTAGACGCCAGTGGAGAGTCATGGGAGCTTCCGATTTCGTCGCGGCCCTGA
- a CDS encoding DUF4157 domain-containing protein codes for MGASDFVAALIGRRLTLSPTLRARYPELEGVRWRRGGIPVNVAGWFLGQGSAAAITLWRTVFLSPSVSPDDELLLHEFRHVQQFEASLTFPLRYLWESARRGYFANRFEVDARDYAARRKERSS; via the coding sequence ATGGGAGCTTCCGATTTCGTCGCGGCCCTGATCGGCCGGCGACTGACGCTGTCGCCGACCCTTCGAGCACGGTATCCCGAGCTCGAGGGCGTGCGGTGGCGTCGCGGCGGCATCCCGGTGAACGTGGCCGGCTGGTTCCTTGGTCAGGGATCGGCGGCGGCGATCACGCTGTGGCGCACCGTGTTTCTCTCACCGTCGGTCTCGCCCGACGACGAGTTACTCTTGCACGAATTCCGGCACGTTCAACAGTTTGAGGCCAGTCTGACATTCCCTCTCCGCTATTTGTGGGAGAGTGCACGGCGTGGCTACTTTGCCAATCGTTTCGAGGTCGACGCGCGCGACTATGCGGCGCGGCGGAAGGAGCGTAGTAGTTGA